The Xanthomonas sp. DAR 34887 genome has a segment encoding these proteins:
- a CDS encoding response regulator transcription factor, which produces MSRLSDPSGLPTDSTANAALRVALLEDDDLLRDRILVPGLRRHGLEVTPLRTIQALWTALEGERFDLIVLDIGLPDGDGFTLTQQLQSLRPALGIVILSGRGDHPDLLRGLNEGADAYLVKPVQIEILAATLFSVARRMRRLQDPQPAASEEWQLQDDGWCLFAPDGNAVPLTGSERKVMQSLWSARGRLVTRDTLVGTLGGNLGMEIDPHRLDALLHRLRLKVQERTGMPLPLTSVRGEGYLFRPQER; this is translated from the coding sequence CAACGCCGCACTGCGGGTGGCGTTGCTGGAGGACGACGATCTCCTGCGCGACCGGATCCTGGTGCCCGGGCTGCGGCGGCACGGCCTGGAGGTCACGCCGCTGCGCACCATCCAGGCGCTGTGGACGGCGCTGGAGGGCGAGCGCTTCGACCTGATCGTGCTCGACATCGGCCTGCCGGACGGCGATGGCTTCACCCTGACCCAGCAGCTGCAGTCGCTGCGGCCGGCACTGGGCATCGTCATCCTGAGCGGGCGCGGCGACCACCCCGATCTGCTGCGCGGCCTCAACGAAGGCGCCGATGCCTATCTGGTCAAGCCGGTGCAGATCGAAATACTTGCCGCCACCTTGTTCAGCGTGGCCCGGCGCATGCGCCGCCTGCAGGACCCGCAACCGGCGGCGAGCGAGGAATGGCAGCTGCAGGACGACGGCTGGTGCCTGTTCGCGCCCGACGGCAACGCCGTGCCCCTGACCGGGTCCGAGCGCAAGGTGATGCAGAGCCTGTGGAGCGCGCGCGGGCGACTGGTCACCCGCGACACGCTGGTCGGCACGCTCGGCGGCAACCTCGGCATGGAAATCGACCCGCACCGGCTGGACGCGCTGCTGCACCGGCTGCGGCTGAAGGTGCAGGAGCGCACCGGCATGCCGCTGCCGCTGACCTCGGTGCGCGGCGAAGGTTACCTGTTCAGGCCGCAGGAGCGCTGA
- a CDS encoding sensor histidine kinase yields the protein MPIADPVDRRNAPALQVLFLFLGSEIPLNKLYHLLTAPRIEMSAMQLAVDVGTDAAIAAAAWGGIWMIRRGLLKQAAAAFIAVVLCSAVAANLAFGYQLQAFDPYPMMMLTLAALVIGRRALWLVYLCIPLIFWLGMESPWGQDPHGNRSPFQNLPSLALSYLMITLVLDRTVAALRESLRRARHNAALLRVEMRERAQAQQRLLHLQKIESVGHLASGVSHDFNNILAAIVGYTEQRHRVHELDFEPHGDALAMAEALEGIELAAQRGVAISRKLLSFSRRELSVPERFDANEALRGIQPMLRQLLGPTVRLQLEPAPEPMLLFLDRSQLDLAMLNFAANARDAMPGGGCFAMRLLREDAFARIEIADTGIGMSADVQRQVFEPFFTTKPAGQGTGLGLAVAFEMAQQARGSLEVHSAPGAGTRFVLRLPLAAALSAPAA from the coding sequence GTGCCAATCGCCGACCCGGTGGACCGGCGCAATGCGCCCGCGCTGCAGGTGCTGTTCCTGTTCCTGGGCAGCGAGATCCCGCTCAACAAGCTCTACCACCTGCTGACCGCACCGCGCATCGAGATGAGCGCGATGCAGCTGGCGGTGGATGTCGGCACCGACGCGGCGATCGCCGCCGCGGCCTGGGGCGGGATCTGGATGATCCGCCGTGGCCTGCTGAAACAGGCCGCGGCCGCGTTCATCGCCGTGGTGCTGTGCTCGGCGGTCGCCGCGAACCTGGCGTTCGGTTACCAACTGCAGGCCTTCGACCCGTATCCGATGATGATGCTGACCCTGGCCGCGCTGGTGATCGGGCGTCGCGCGCTGTGGCTGGTGTACCTGTGCATTCCGCTGATCTTCTGGCTGGGCATGGAAAGCCCGTGGGGCCAGGATCCGCACGGCAACCGCAGCCCGTTCCAGAATCTGCCGTCGCTGGCGCTGAGCTACCTGATGATCACCCTGGTGCTCGACCGCACCGTGGCCGCGCTGCGCGAAAGCCTGCGGCGCGCGCGCCACAACGCTGCACTGCTGCGCGTGGAGATGCGCGAGCGCGCGCAGGCGCAGCAGCGGCTGTTGCACCTGCAGAAGATCGAGTCGGTCGGGCACCTGGCCAGCGGGGTGTCGCACGACTTCAACAACATCCTCGCCGCGATCGTCGGCTACACCGAGCAGCGCCACCGCGTGCACGAGCTGGATTTCGAGCCGCACGGCGACGCGCTGGCGATGGCCGAGGCGCTGGAGGGCATCGAACTGGCCGCGCAGCGCGGGGTGGCGATCAGCCGCAAGCTGCTCAGCTTCAGCCGGCGCGAACTGAGCGTGCCCGAGCGTTTCGACGCGAACGAGGCGTTGCGCGGCATCCAGCCGATGCTGCGCCAACTGCTGGGGCCGACGGTGCGGCTGCAACTGGAGCCGGCGCCCGAACCGATGCTGCTGTTCCTGGACCGCAGCCAGCTCGACCTGGCGATGCTCAACTTCGCCGCCAATGCGCGCGATGCGATGCCGGGCGGCGGCTGTTTCGCGATGCGCCTGCTGCGCGAGGACGCGTTCGCGCGCATCGAGATCGCCGATACCGGCATCGGCATGAGCGCGGACGTGCAGCGCCAGGTGTTCGAACCGTTCTTCACCACCAAGCCGGCCGGGCAGGGCACTGGGCTGGGGCTGGCGGTGGCCTTCGAGATGGCGCAACAGGCGCGCGGCAGCCTGGAGGTGCACAGCGCGCCGGGCGCGGGAACCCGCTTCGTGCTGCGCCTGCCGCTGGCCGCCGCGCTCAGCGCTCCTGCGGCCTGA